From the genome of Chroococcidiopsis sp. SAG 2025:
GGGAAAATATTTACCTCAACCGCAAGATTGGCGACACTTTGGGAACTCAGGGTGTCCTTGGTTTTGGTACGGGCTTAGCTCGGATTCAACCAGAGTTAATCACAGCGATCAGCGATCTAGGTGGGCGACCGACTACCAATTTACGCCTGACTCTGCAACAAGATTTAAAGCTGGGCAGTCATTTTTACGCCAAAGGCAGTGTTATCGATACTGGTCTAGATGTACCTTTAGCAGCTAATTTTCCTATCGGTTTGAAGCCCGACGGTAACTTTACTTGTGCGGTATGCCATGACGTGACCTCTCAATTTGGCGATCGCCTCAAAGGAGTACCTAACGGCGATCTCAACGTTCGCTTTTTGATTGCGCTCGCACCGAACTCAACAGCAGGCTTTGCTCGTTTAGATCTCAACCCACTCGACCCTAAATATCAAGGCAACGGTAAAACGATTATCGATAGTCGTAGCAATTTAGTTACTCTACCCGATCCCCAAAAGTTTGAGGATGCTTTCGATGATACCCTGTTGGACGTGCCTTTCGGTCACTTCGAGAGTTCGCCTGATGGCATCAACAACACGACTCAAATACCTAGCATCTTTACTTTTAAGGGTAATCCCTACTTTTTCGACGGACAGTTTGCGATCGGTCCCTTTGCTGGATTAAGCGCTGCTGGTAACGGCGTTCACTCATCTGAAGGTAACTTACTCGCAGCAGCACAGCTCAGCGCGGAGACTTTAGGCTTAGATCCTGAAGTGTATTTGGGGGTTGTGTTGCAAAATACTGCTGACCCGCGCTTGCGTTTACCGGAAGGATTACGGGTAAAACCCTCGGAGTGGCTGCGCCAGGTTGCTCCCAACCCCAGACAAGCAGAATTAGAGGATCAAATTCCGGCTCCTGGTGCTGGTACTTATCCCAATCTGCGACCTAGCCTATTTACTTATAACGGAGCGATTTTCAGCCCTGATAGCTTTGCCTCAGACGATATTGCTAGCGGACCTTTTTTGTTTGCCGATAATGCTATGGCTGCCTTTCAAAATAGCTTAGTACCACCTCCCAATCGGACTCAAGAAAACGCAACGGCACTGGCAAGCGGTTCTGTGCGGCGCGGTGCTAAAGTCTTTGAACAGGCTAATTGTGCGACTTGTCACGTCCCTCCTTTCTTCACGGACAACAGAATTAACCCTTTAAGTGAATTAGGTACTAACTCAGCTCGCGCTCGCTCGCGTCTTGCCTTGAAAGATTTACTAGTACCACCCAAGCTCTACACGCTGAATAATTCTGTGCCTGTACCTACAGATGCTGAAGTATTAGACGTACCAACAGAGGGGATTAGCGACAGTCCAACGACTCTACCTAAAGGTTTCCTACCAGATGGCGGCTACAAAACCCTTTCCTTACGAGGGCTATATCTGAGTGCGCCTTATCTGCATGATGGCGGTGTTGCCGTTAAAGCAGGTAGTCTGAAGGTAAAACCTGATGGCAGTTTTACAGTCACCGATCCCAGTGGCTTAGGGTTGGCAGGGACTCTGAGTGTAGGTCAATCTGCCGATAGTGCGAGTAGCTTACGCGCTCTGCTAGACCGCGAGTTGCGCGATCGAGTAGTGGCAGCAAACCAAGCTAACCCAGCCTTAAAACGCGATAATCTTGACGGAACCGGACATCACTTTTATGTAGATCGAGCTGCTGGCTTCACTCCCGCGCAACAAACCGATTTGATAAATTTCTTACTGGCACTGGATGACGATCCTGGGCAAATCTAAACGTTGGCTCATGCTTCAACTAACGCACTTCTATGGAAAATAACCATCAGACAATCTCATATCCTTCTTCTGTCACTTTAGCAAAATCCAACGAACCCGCCTGGTTTCAGCCTACGAAAAATGATTGTGCCTCAAGGAAGCGTGGGTTTGTGGGAGCAGAACGTATTAGAATATTCTGAAAAAGTTTATGAATCTATCCCACTAATTTGGGAAACCAGATATAAGATGTGGCAAGAAGGAGGAAAGCATCAAAACATGCTGGGAGACGTTCAAGATCGAACGACAAGCCGTCTGTATTTACGTTGTAGCCAAGAGAAAGAACGTTCTTGCTTGTAGCGTAGCATAATGAACTTAAAGGGTCTGCCTTTGGGCTGTTTGCCATGCTGTACTCGTCGTTTAATTTGTGGTTGGATGCCCTTGATCCGAAGCTGGTGACGCAACCATTTAGCATCGTAACCTTTATCAGCAGCAAATATCTTGGGGCGACGATCAAGCCGGACGTTCCTACGGACGAGTTGGGACTACACCGATTGTGCCAAGTACGGGTAAGCGCTTTGGTTGCAGTTTGATGCGCGACTATCACCAATCGGGGTAAGTTGTGCTTCAAGTTATTCACACAACGTTTTGATTCTGCTGTGATGCTCGATTTTTTGCGTCGCTTGATTCGTCAGTGCACTCACAAGGTATTTTTGATTGTAGATGGTCATCCGGTACATCGAGCTAAGGCAGTCCACCAATGGCTAGAGAAACATCAAGATCGCATCCGCCTGTTTTTCTTGCCTGCTTACAGCCCCGAACTTAATCCCGACGAGCTACTTAACCATGATGTTAAAGCCAATGCTGTCGGACAACAACGCGCTAGAAACTCTTCCGAGATGATGGCAAATCTTCGCAGCTATTTACGTAGTACACAACGTCAACCTCATGTTGTACAAAACTTATGCCTGCGAGAAACACGTTGCTTACGCAGCCGTCTAGTCTGTTCACTATTTAATGCTCTGGGTAGTAATGGCTCAATCCGATTCCACAAACAAACCCCAATCTGTTATGCCAGGAAAGCGTAAGCTAGCCCTCCTGGTGGCATTTCTAGCTTCCCTTGTGATTCCCTGGATTTTGAGCCTTGTCTGCTGCTTTCTCAGTCTATGGACGATCGTTCCAGCTCCCACCTTTTCCCTGCTACCCCTGGGAATTGGTATGCCAGAGGTGAGTCCCTGGTTGATAGTGGTAAATATGATCGCCTTGCTGCTTGTAGCATTGCGGCTCCAATCGAGTTGGATCTACAGTGTTGCACTGGGTTGCAGTCTACTGGGTCTGCTGCTCAGTTTGCTGCCTCTGATTCAGTTCCCTGCCGTCAATGCTCGTATTGCTGCGGACATGGAAGCTGAATTTGGCAAAGCAGTGCTGACGACAGCTCCTCCCATTCCTCATGCAGTAAGGCTCCATCCGTTTATCTGGGTAGATGCGTTTCGAGGCATTAAGGTGCCAGAAATCCGGATTGAGCGGGGCATTGAGTTTGCCATCGCGGACGGAGTGAAATTGACTCTCAATCTTTATCGTCCCTCCTGCGTTGGACTACATCCAGCGATCGTCACAATTTATGGAGGAGCCTGGCAGAATGGTACGCCTGCCAACGATGAAACCTTTAGCCGTTATATGGCTGCCCAAGGCTATACGGTAGTCGCTCTAGATTACCGCCATGCCCCCCAGTTTCGCTATCCGGCACAGCTCGAAGATGTGCAAACGGCGCTATCCTTTATTCAAACCCAGGCGGACGCGCTAGAGATCGATCGCCAGCGCATTGCTCTGTTGGGGCGATCGGCAGGCGCGCATCTAGCCTCTCTGGTAGCCTACGGACAAAGCCCCCTACGCATCCAAGCAGTGGTGAACTACTACGGTCCGACGAACCTGACGGAAGGCTACAACAATCCCCCTGTGCCAGACCCGATCAACGTGCGTGCCGTTCTAGAAGCTTTTTTGGGAGGCAACCCCGAGCGAGTACCACAGCTCTATCAAGATGCATCACCCGTTAACCACATTTCATCTCACC
Proteins encoded in this window:
- a CDS encoding alpha/beta hydrolase fold domain-containing protein, which codes for MPGKRKLALLVAFLASLVIPWILSLVCCFLSLWTIVPAPTFSLLPLGIGMPEVSPWLIVVNMIALLLVALRLQSSWIYSVALGCSLLGLLLSLLPLIQFPAVNARIAADMEAEFGKAVLTTAPPIPHAVRLHPFIWVDAFRGIKVPEIRIERGIEFAIADGVKLTLNLYRPSCVGLHPAIVTIYGGAWQNGTPANDETFSRYMAAQGYTVVALDYRHAPQFRYPAQLEDVQTALSFIQTQADALEIDRQRIALLGRSAGAHLASLVAYGQSPLRIQAVVNYYGPTNLTEGYNNPPVPDPINVRAVLEAFLGGNPERVPQLYQDASPVNHISSHLPPSLLVYSGRDRIVLAKFGRQLYEKLQAAGNQAGLIEIPWANHAFDAVFNGVSNQLALYYTERFLAWALRELP
- a CDS encoding di-heme oxidoredictase family protein, with translation MRWRKRFSLLSLLLVASLTAVLLSTNLLSPQLTLATEALLQPAPTQPLGYYDYFGKLLTPQAAQKFVRQRGLNPSDPGAFGRIGAVEITQQLIDAGENIYLNRKIGDTLGTQGVLGFGTGLARIQPELITAISDLGGRPTTNLRLTLQQDLKLGSHFYAKGSVIDTGLDVPLAANFPIGLKPDGNFTCAVCHDVTSQFGDRLKGVPNGDLNVRFLIALAPNSTAGFARLDLNPLDPKYQGNGKTIIDSRSNLVTLPDPQKFEDAFDDTLLDVPFGHFESSPDGINNTTQIPSIFTFKGNPYFFDGQFAIGPFAGLSAAGNGVHSSEGNLLAAAQLSAETLGLDPEVYLGVVLQNTADPRLRLPEGLRVKPSEWLRQVAPNPRQAELEDQIPAPGAGTYPNLRPSLFTYNGAIFSPDSFASDDIASGPFLFADNAMAAFQNSLVPPPNRTQENATALASGSVRRGAKVFEQANCATCHVPPFFTDNRINPLSELGTNSARARSRLALKDLLVPPKLYTLNNSVPVPTDAEVLDVPTEGISDSPTTLPKGFLPDGGYKTLSLRGLYLSAPYLHDGGVAVKAGSLKVKPDGSFTVTDPSGLGLAGTLSVGQSADSASSLRALLDRELRDRVVAANQANPALKRDNLDGTGHHFYVDRAAGFTPAQQTDLINFLLALDDDPGQI
- a CDS encoding transposase produces the protein MCFKLFTQRFDSAVMLDFLRRLIRQCTHKVFLIVDGHPVHRAKAVHQWLEKHQDRIRLFFLPAYSPELNPDELLNHDVKANAVGQQRARNSSEMMANLRSYLRSTQRQPHVVQNLCLRETRCLRSRLVCSLFNALGSNGSIRFHKQTPICYARKA